The sequence CCGGTGTTCATCTGATTATCCACGGCCAGGCTTTAAATGACGAGTGTCTTGATATCATGGCGGAAAAAGGTATCTACTTCTGCCCGACGATCCAGTTCTTACACGAATGGTTTAAGACATATCCGCCGACATACGTACCGGAAATCCATGATCAATTCGAGGGCAGCGATGTCGTGGAAAAAGAATTAAACCGTGTTTACGCTAACTTAAGAAGAGCAAAAGAGAAAGGCATTGGTCTTACCATTGGTTCTGATTCCTTCTGCTCCAGTCTGACGCCATACGGTTATACCGCAATGGGTGAGATGTACTCCTTCGTGGAGTGTGCAGGCATCAGCGAAATGGATACCATCGTTGCCGCTACCAAAGTAGGCGCTGAGATGCTGAAGGTTGATG is a genomic window of Anaerotignum faecicola containing:
- a CDS encoding amidohydrolase family protein, translated to GVHLIIHGQALNDECLDIMAEKGIYFCPTIQFLHEWFKTYPPTYVPEIHDQFEGSDVVEKELNRVYANLRRAKEKGIGLTIGSDSFCSSLTPYGYTAMGEMYSFVECAGISEMDTIVAATKVGAEMLKVD